The sequence below is a genomic window from Acidobacteriota bacterium.
GCTCCAGTTGAGTCGCGCGAAACTTCCTGGCAGTTCGGCGAGCAGGCCCGTGGTGCGCGCCAAAGTCTGTCCGATACGTCCACGCGCGGCGGCCATTGCCAGCGCGGCAATTCCGCCGAACAGGCCAGTCAGCACGAAGATCACCAACAACGCCTGCGGCCCGGAGATCGCGCCCACCGCGGCGAGCAGCTTCACATCGCCGCCGCCCATGCCGCCGGTTAAGTAGATGGCCATCAGAATTCCCGCGCCGAGCAGAGCGCCCGCCAGCGAAGACGTGAGACCCGCCCAGCCATGAAAGTAAGTATTCAGTATTACGCCCGCGGCAAATCCCGAGGCTGGAATCCAGTTCGGGATGCGGCGCGACTTTAGATCCGTGAAGGCGGCGGACACCACCAGCACGGCGAGAAAAAGTTGCAGGATAGACGGCATGACGGCTGGCATGCTCATCCCTTCCTTTCAAACACGGCAGCGACGGAATCGGCGTAAACGGGACGCCAATCCGGATGCAGGCGCAGTGCGCTGGCCAGCGCGTGTCCCGGTGGAAGCAGCACTGTATCCACTGCGAACGCGTCCAGCAAACGATCCCAGCCAGGCTGGACTTCAATCACCTGCGCGCAGGTCTCGAGCCAATCCTCGCCATAGAAATCGCTGCGGCCATCAATGAAGACTTTCATCTGGCCGTCGAAGCGATAGATGAGATATCCACCCCAGGAGTCCCGTGCAAACACCCGGTTATTGGTTCCTTGCCGGGCGAGGAATTCAGCGGCACGCACGGGAAACTTCTGAGGATCAAAACCCACCAGTCCCGCGCGCGCCGGCGCCTGTAGCAAGAGGACCATCACCAGGACAGCGAGGCCAGATGCAACCGCGCCGGAGACCTGCTGATCGAGCGCCCACACGCGCCGCGAATAGCTCAACGCCCGCTCCAGCCGCGGCAGCGTTTCCAGATGTCGGCTGATGGCCGCGACAAAAATGGGGGCCATCAGGATCGCGTAGGTGGGCAGATGCCGCGCCGAATAAAGCGACATGTGCAGCAGAGCCAGCGAGAGCAAACCCGGCCCATAGGCCCCTTCGCGGAACAACACCACGGTTCCGACGGCGGCCAGCAGCAGGAAGAGTTCGACGTAGATGGCGCCGGGTGAGTGAAAGCTGAAGCTGCGGAACTCCGAGATGCGGTCCATCAGATAGGTGTTCTGGAGATAAGCGAAGATGTGCTCATGCACGCGCCAGCCGTATGGATTGATGAACGAAGCGAGCAGCGAGGCCAGGGATGCCAGCGCAAACCGCCGACCGGCCACACGGCCAACTTCACCACGCAGCCACTCGCCGACGGCATAGATCAGCAAGAGGGCTGTGCCCAGCAGAAAGCTGCCGTGCAGATTGGCCCACAGGCAGGACAGCAGTGGAAGCAGATACAACGATCGCGCGGGAGCAAGCCCCCGGCGATGCCGCTCGGCGATGGCGATGAAGGAGAGCCCGATCATCCAGGAGAAAAGATGCGGTCGCGCCAGCCAGTGAATCGTCGTGGTGCCCAGCAGTGGGAGTAGCGCCGCGGTGGCAAGAAACAAATTGCCCCCCAGCGAAAGCGCCAGCCGCCACGCGCCCCAGCCGATTAGTGCGATGATCAGCGCGCTCAACAGGGCCACGCCCGCCGGGCCGGCGGCCAGATGCGCGCCGCCCAGGATGATGTCGGCCAGCCACTCCCAGGCAAACCATTCACGCCCGGCATGAGTGTAAGAGAAGGCATCGGTGGTGGGCACAGCACTATTACGAATGATGGCTTCACCATTGCGGACGTGCCAGCCAGTGTCGCTATCGCGGAACAGGGTGCGCGTCCCGGCGGAGAGGAACAGCACGTTGAACAGGGTTACCGCGAAGATCACTGACCCGAGGCTCGGCAGCACGATGCTCAACAGCCAGGGAACGGCGGTTGCAGTCGCGCGCGCGCGGCTAGGAATGGCGACGGTGGTGGTTACTGCTTGTGTATACCCGCTCATGTTTCAATCCACGTTCCCGCAAGGGGAGAGCTGATGACTCGCCTGCGCTCGCTCGATCGCTTGATCCAGCGTTAGATTGCACCGAGCGCGACGGTGATGCTTTCGTAGACAGTGTTGATGGCTGTGGCGATGCCGCGCAGCGTGGCGATCAGCGCCAGCGCCACCGCAGCAACGATGAGCGCGTACTCCACCAGGTCCTGTCCTTCGGTATCTTTCCAAAAACGCTTCAGGAACATTTTCATGATTCGCTCTCCTTAATTATTAATACAGCAGCCCGCCCAACCTACCGAGGTATTTCCGCCGCCAGTCCTGCTCCACTATTCTCGATCGGCGGGGTGATGGAAGCGCTGGGGGTGGAACGATCTGCGCTCCGCATCATCTCTTCCATACTCCTATTACTCAACTCCGCCTGCCCCGCCTTACTGGCGTTTCCAGAGGTCTTCCAGCGGTCCTGCATTAAACTTTGCACCAGGCGAAAATTTTCGAGCGCGGGGGCGAATCCGCGGCGATGCAACAGCGACTGCACCAGATGCTCGCGGCTGGATTCCAGATGACCCGCCCGCAGCAGCGCCGCCGCAAAATTGTTGTGCGCCACCGCCAAGTCCGCGCTCGCGACGCGGAACTGCTCCCAAGCTTCATCCAGGGCGCCGCGCCTGGTCAGCAGCACGCCGAGGTTGTTGCGGGCGGTGAGCGAACCGGGGTTCTCGATCAACGCTTCGCGGAACTGGGTCTCGGCCTGATCGAGCTGCCCTTGCAGCAAAAGGTTATGGCCAAGATTATTATGCGCCGCCGCCAACACAATTTCGCTGCCGCCGACCTTGCCGCTGGCCATGCGAATTGCGGCACGATAGGCGTTCTCAGCGGACTTCCGATCGTCCGTATCATCGTACAGCAATCCCAGTTGAAGTTCGAGGCTTGGCGATGGAAAATCTGCGGCCAGCTTTCCCACCGTGGCGAGCGCTTCCCCGGACCGGCGCGCTTGCCGCGCTGTTCTTGCGATACCCAACGCGATGCTGCGCAGCGCCGGTTCGCCGAGTGGCTTACCTTCTAACTCGCGCCCCACAAGTAAGGTGGTCTGATATTGCTCGAAGGCTTCGCTGTGCAATCCATAGCCCTCATATAGTCGCGACAATTCCAGACCTGCATTTAGGTTTCCGGGCAGATTGCTCGGATCAGTTTTCAGCCTGGCCTGCAAAGTCTGGATACGCTGATCATCGCGCAGCGGATCGAACGCGCCGGTCGCCTGGATGCGCAGGGCCTCACGGACGGCGTTCTTCTTAGGCCCCGGACGGGGCACCGGTTGTGGCAAATGAGCAGATAAGACTGCTGAGTTTGGCGGAGAGGCCGATGGGGATTTTCCTGCCGCTTGAGGAGAATTGCGCGATGACCGAAAGACACCCAGCAAACGGGAAGGCGCTAGCCTGGAGCTGCATCCAGTAGTTGTCAAAAGAATGAGCATGAAGGAAAGAAGAACCAAGTGTTTTGGCAAGGGCACTGGCCCCACGTGTTGAGGCTGACTGGGAATGATGCCACTGATCGGTGCGCCCCCGCATCTACTAATTGGTGCGCCTGCGCATCTAAGGATATGCAATCTATCACCCTCTCCACACCACTCAACACTGCCGGACAAACCCAACAAACATCTAATGTTAAAGTTTAACAAACTCTCTCATCTCCAACTCATCACCTACTCGCGTACCAGCTTTCAGCAACGCCCCCGATTCCAGTTCCAGTACGCTATACGCGCCCCAAACGAATCGCGTGATCCGGTTCGGCTGTAGGCGATGATAGACGCGCTTCACCCGGCGCTGGCGGTCCAGGAACGCGGCGTCTATGGGGAACCTCATCCCGAAAGTGTGGATGGCCTGCGTCGGTACAATCCACAGGCCCTCCCCTGCTTCCAGATGGTCTCTGCCCAGCAACCCCTTGCGACGTGGCCCGGGCATGTCAGCCAAACTGACTCGTTCGGCCAAGAGCGTAGATTGTGTACGGTTCCACACCGCCAAAAATGGCTTTTCGGACACTGTCCTGCCTGATGCCGCGCACTGCGAAGTTGACGGCGGATTGTAACCAATCCAAACAAGTTATGTAAATAGCTAAAACGGAGAATTAAGTAAGAACCCGCCGACAAGGACAAATGTTGCGGAGCTGAACACAATACTTTCGTCTGCGCGAAACTATTGCCCGGCAACCGGGTTTAAAGTCATAGTTGAAAAAGCGGAGGCGCTTCCGCTAGTCTATTAGCTCGACTGCTGCTGGCGTTCAGACAATAAGTGGCATTGGAACCGGAGCGAATCCGCTTTAATTCAGGTCATTCGGATAGTTGGGTGGTGCGTATTCTCGATATATCAAGGAATCCATCAGCAAAATCTCGGGCACGAAAAGCTCCGGGCGGAGCTCGCGTGCTGCGGGCAATGAAATCAATGGTGGGTTGTAGATTGGCCAACGTGATGATGCTCACGTTGCTTCTGGCCACCACCACTTCCCCGTTCGCCCGCGCGGCTAATATTGGCACGGTCGTCCCCGTTGTCGGCCAAGTGCAGGATATCGTGTACGATGAAGCGCGACGGCAGGTGTATCTGGCCAACTCCACCAATAATCAGGTGGAGATATATTCTGTCGATCTGAATGCCATCATCGCAAGCGTCCCCACGGGAACTCAACCGACCAGCCTGGCGCTGGCGCCCAATGGCTCCGTCCTCTATGTTGGCAATGCGGGATCGCAGTCGCTGACGGTGATCAACCTGACCTCGCGGCAGGCCGAGCGCGAGATCGCCGTGGGCGCGCGTCCCGACGCCATCGCCACCGGTTACGACGGAAAAGTCGTCATACTGGGCACCGCCGGCTTGATGCGCTATGAGCCAGCCAGTGGCCAGATATTGCGGCTGCCCATCTCCCCGCCACCCACGCAGCCGGCGGGACTCCCCATCATCAACCCCGCGCCGGCGCTGGCCAATTTCTTCGCGGGACTCATCGCCACGCCGTCCGGCAACTTGATGATCGGCCTGTCCACCAACCGGATATTCGTATATGAAGTGGCCTCCGGCGCCGTGTTGCGCAGCCGCAATGTCACCGGCCTGCGCAATATCCTCTCCATCTCGCCGGATGGCACGCGCTTCATGGCCGGGCCCTTTCTATTCGACACCGAAACGCTGGCCATCCTAGGCCGCGCCGGAACGCCGGCCGCCGCACTGACAGGCGGCAGCGCCTTCTCCGCCGATGGCAACTCGGTGTACGGCACGTTCTCCACACAGCCGGCCATCAACGCGCTGAATACCAACAATCCCCAGAACGCCGGCGGAGCCACCATTCCCGGCGGAGGCCGTCCGACCATCACCACGCTCGGGGTGCTGCAGGTGATGCGCGCCTCCAGCCTGACGCCCATCATGGGGCTGCGGCTGACCGAGGCCATTAATCCCAAAATTGTCGCCTCACCCGACGGGCGCTTTCTGTTCGCCGTCTCCACCTCGGGTATGACCGTCATCCCCGTGGGCCAGTTGCCCCTCCTGCCGGTCCTTCAGGTGGACACCCCCAATGTGGTGCTCTCGGTGGACATCTGCAACCGCGGCGTGGCCATTGCCGACATTCGCATCAGCAACGCGGGCGCCGGACGGATGACCTTCTCCGCCGTGCTCAACAACGCGAACGCCCCGGTGATTCTGAATCTGCGCTCCGGCGTGGCGCCTTCGACGCTCCAGATTTCATACAATCCACGCGCCGTGCTCACGCGCGGGACGCAGCAATATTCGCTGGTGCTGGTTTCTCCCGAGGCAGTGAATATCGAGCCCGCCATTTTGATCAACCTGAATTTCCGCGACGTGGACCAGCGCGGCTCGATCATTCCGCTGGCCGGATTCGGCGTGGACCTGCTCGTGGACGAGCTGCGACAGCGCATTTACATTGCCAATTACATGCAGGATCAGGTCGAGGTCTACTCACTGCGCGAGCGCCGCTTCCTGCCGCCGGTGCGCGTCGGCAACCGGCCCATCTCCATGGCCATGGTGAATCCCTTCACGCTGGTGGTGGCCAACGCTGGCTCGGAGGCCATCTCAGTGATCGATCTGGAGACGCTGCAAGAGCGGCGGCAAATTCAGATGGCCCCCGTGCCTCTGAACGCCAACCCGATTTTCCCGCGCTCGATTGCCGCCTCCAGCAACGTGGTCTTATTCACTGTGATTCCCCTGCCTGCCACGCCTGGAACCGCACCCGCCGCGGGATCGGTGTGGCAGTTGAGTCTGGCCACTGGCACCAGCTATCCCCGGCTGAATCTCGGCGGGACCACGGTGAATACCATCAATGGCCGCAACGTCCTGGTCGCACCCACCAACGGCAACGCCATCGTGCTGGCCGAGGGCAACGGCACCGTGCGCTTGTTTGATCCGGTGTCGGACACCTTCGCCATCACTCGCACCGCGGCCTTCACCGCATTCCGTGGATCGGTCTCAGCCACCGCCGATGGCAACTTCTACATCATGGACGACACCGTGCTGAACTCCGTACTGGCCTTCCGTGGATCGCTCGCGCCCGCGGCCCCCATCGGCTTGCCGGGTGGTGGCGGCCAACAGGCTGCTCAGTTAGTTACCTTTGGGGCCGCCGCCGTCGGCAACAATGCGATTCGCGTCACGGCAGCCAACGCGACCGTTCCGGTGCAGACGCTCCAGCGCTTCAATCTGACTACCGTGCAAGCCGATCAGCAGTTGCGCCTGCCGGAGTCGGTCTCCGACATCAGCCCGGCGGTTGCGGGCGCGGCGGCCGCCACACGCCTCTGGCCTCCTCTGCCCACGTCATTGGAGATCGGCGTGCGCGGCCAAACCCATTTGATTCCGCGTGGGCTGGCATTTGATTCCAGCAACACTGGATACTTGCTTACCTTATCCGGCCTGAGCGTCATCGCACTCAACGAGAGTCTCGGTCGCGCGCCCAACTTCACCGCCAATGCCGTGGTCAACGCGGCCAGCTTCGCCGGACCCACGGCACCGGGCTCGCTGATCAGCATCTTCGGCACGGACCTGGCCTTACCGGGACAAGCCAGCAGCCTTCCGCTGCCCACCAACCTGGGCGAGGTCTGCGTTACCGCCAATGAAATCGCGCTGCCGCTGCTGGCGACTTCGCCTACGCAGATCAATGCCCAGCTTCCGCCCGAGCTGGCCACCGGCCGGATCACGCTCGCCGTCCGCTCACCCAGCCGGGGCGTCATGAGTACGGGCGCGCAGATTACCGTGAATGCCGCCGCGCCCGGCATATTTACCATTGACCAGGAGGGCCGTCGCACCGCCGCGCTGTTCCACGCCGACTCGTTCCGCCTGGTGTCGCGTGCCGATCCGGCAACCCGCGATGAGGACTTGGTCCTGTACGCCACGGGGTTGGGAGCCACCACGCCGAGCGTCGTCGGAGGACAAGCGGCACGCTCCTCGCCGCTCTCCCTGGTTACGCAGCCGGTCCGCGTTACCATTGGTGGTCGTGAGCAGATTGTCTTCTTTGCGGGACTGGCACCGGATTTCGTGGGCCTCTATCAGATCAACATCCGCGTACCGGGCGACCGCGCACGAGGCGACGATCTTCCCGTGGTCATCACCGTCGGCGCCGCCAGCAGCACCACCGCGGCTGCGCCTCTGACGTCCATCGACTAAGACCCACTTCGAACGCCATCGACTCCAAGGATGCCGAGCAAACCTCATTGATGATGGCCTGCAACAGACCGGAAGGAATACCACGAGCGATTCTCTCGCTGCTCGCCGCCGGCGGGCGGCGGAGCTCTCCGCGCAATTCTCGCTTGATGATTTCACCTCTGCGCTGGGTTCTCCTCATCCTGTGTTTCGGCCTGTGTTTCGGCTTGGCCGTTGTTGCGCCGCTCCGTGCGCAACTTTCCAGCAGTAGCTGGTCCAGCATCGGCGGTGCCGTTGTTCCTTCCCGCGTTACCGCCATCGACGCGGACCCGCGCTCCGGTAACACGGTGGTAATAGCCACGCCCGCCGGCGGAATTTGGAAGTCGGAAGACGAAGGAATCAATTGGACTCCACTCACTGAAACTACTGCCACGCTGCAATTCTGCTCGCTGGCTCGCGATCCCTCCCAGCCGGATTTCCTCTACGCGGGAACCGGCGATGACCTTGAGCCTCATCCAGGTCAAGGCGTCATGCGCTCCAGCAACGGCGGCTTCACTTGGACCAGGAGCCTGCCTTTCAGCAATCGCCCCGTCTGCGCCCTGGCCGTCGACCCCACCGACGGTCGCCGCATCGCCGCCGGCTCGGAAGATGGGTTGTACATCTCCGTGGACTCGGGAACAAACTGGAAGCGCGTGCGCAGCACCGCGACAACAGCAGTCGCCTTCGACGCACAAGGCCGTATCTTTACCGGCCTGCCTGTCGCAACTTCGCGCACCGGAATACTCGCCGTATCGACCAATGGCGGAGATACGTTTACAGATATTGCCCTTCCCACTGTTGCCGGCGAGACCACTTCGCGCACCACTTTTGTCAGTGTGCTGGTGCACGGTTCGGCGGTGTATCTGGCGGTGGCTTATGTACCCTCTGACGGCAGCGGCCCCACCATCGATGTCTATCGTTCCGCTGACGGCGGAACCACGTGGAATGTGACCGTCGGCATTGCGGCGGCGTCTCCGCCGATGCGATTGCTATCGGACGCCGCGGGAGCTCGGTTGTACCTGACGGGCAGCACCAGACTAATGGTCTCGGCAAATCGTGGCGAAACATGGAGCACGATCAGCTCCATCAAGCAGCGCATCCATGCCGCAACATTCGCTGCAAACACCTTGTGGCTGGCCGGCGACCTCGGACTCGAAAGATTCACAGCGCAACCCGGTGGACCTTCGCTGGCCAACCTCAGCCCACCCATCGCGCAGTTCGTGGACCTGACCGCAACATCCATCAACGATGTTTTCGCCGCCAGCCCTACAGGATTGTTCGCCTATAACGGAACGAATTCGCTATGGAGCACTCTGAGTTCAACGGATGTATTCAGTGGCGTCGCGGCGGGCAACGTATCCGCCTCAGGGCAACGAACGATCCTGGCCAATGGGCTTTCGGCATTTCACCGCTCCACCGACGGAGGCGCCGTCTTTTCTTCCACCACGGCCATTCCCGCTGCGGAGTCGCGCGCGCCCAATCCACCGCTGCTGGCTGATCCCGGCAGCCTCGCCAATGTTTATGTCGCCGGACAACTGCTCTATCGCTCGACCGATCAAGGCACAACGTTTTCGGCATTTGGGACAATTGATCCGGACCGCACCCGCGTGGTAACGGCGCTGGCCGCGGCTCCCTTGGCGCGCCGCTTCATGTATGCGGCCACCGCCTGCATCCCTCCATTGGCCGGCGCGGCCGGTTGTCCGACGATTTCTTATATCTGGCGCTCCACCAACTCCGGCCAAACCTGGACGCAGGGCGCGCCGGTTACGGGATGGGTGCATCAACTCGCCGTTGATCCGCGACAAACCGCCACGGTATACGCCACGATTGGAGACCCGCCCTTTTCCGCCGCCGGTTCTCGTGGGGAGGCTGGTGATGTGCTGCGTTCCACGGACAACGCTTTATCATGGCTCTCTCTGCGTTCGAATCTTCCGCGCGGCACGCTGCGTAGCATCGCGATTGACGCACTTTCCCTACCCGCCGGTAACCTGCCCGCGCAGACGATTTACGTGGGTGGCGACAACGGCGGCTACGCCACCTACAACGGCGGAACGCAATGGATCGCCATTAACACAGGCCTGCCGCGCAGCCCGGTAACCATTCTGCGGCAAGCCGGCGCCGATGCCATCATCGCGGGAACCAAGGGCCGGGGCGCATTTCAGACGCGCGTGCTGGGCGTAACCGCCAGCGTGATTATCACTCCACTCGAACTGAGCGCCTCGATTACGCCGGGTGATTCCGCCACCCTCTCCCTCACGCTGACGAATGTTCTGGCCACGCGGGCGAACTGGTCGCTGGCGGTATCAATCCCGAGTGGGGAATCGTGGCTGTCCGTCTCGGAGTCCGGCGGCACCTTAGACCCGCGCGCTTCGGCCCAGGTAACCGTGCGGGTCAATTCCACCAACCTCGCGCCGGGATCCTACTTCGGCCGCCTCGTGCTCACCAGCGGCTCCCTCGGCGGTGCCACGACTTCTCAATCCATTCCCCTGGACATACGCATCGAAGCCACGCTGCTGCGACTCTCCGCGGTCACCGGCAACAGCGCCAGCGGTGGAGTGAACACCTCAGTGCCGCCATTTGTAGTCTCGTTGTTGAATGAGGATGGAATACCCGCGAGCGGCGAGTCCATCAGCTTTGCGATCACCAGCGGCGGAGGCCTGCTGAACCGGCGCACCAGCATCACCGACGCGGAAGG
It includes:
- a CDS encoding DUF192 domain-containing protein, with product MPGPRRKGLLGRDHLEAGEGLWIVPTQAIHTFGMRFPIDAAFLDRQRRVKRVYHRLQPNRITRFVWGAYSVLELESGALLKAGTRVGDELEMREFVKL
- a CDS encoding tetratricopeptide repeat protein; amino-acid sequence: MLNFNIRCLLGLSGSVEWCGEGDRLHILRCAGAPISRCGGAPISGIIPSQPQHVGPVPLPKHLVLLSFMLILLTTTGCSSRLAPSRLLGVFRSSRNSPQAAGKSPSASPPNSAVLSAHLPQPVPRPGPKKNAVREALRIQATGAFDPLRDDQRIQTLQARLKTDPSNLPGNLNAGLELSRLYEGYGLHSEAFEQYQTTLLVGRELEGKPLGEPALRSIALGIARTARQARRSGEALATVGKLAADFPSPSLELQLGLLYDDTDDRKSAENAYRAAIRMASGKVGGSEIVLAAAHNNLGHNLLLQGQLDQAETQFREALIENPGSLTARNNLGVLLTRRGALDEAWEQFRVASADLAVAHNNFAAALLRAGHLESSREHLVQSLLHRRGFAPALENFRLVQSLMQDRWKTSGNASKAGQAELSNRSMEEMMRSADRSTPSASITPPIENSGAGLAAEIPR
- a CDS encoding prepilin peptidase — encoded protein: MSMPAVMPSILQLFLAVLVVSAAFTDLKSRRIPNWIPASGFAAGVILNTYFHGWAGLTSSLAGALLGAGILMAIYLTGGMGGGDVKLLAAVGAISGPQALLVIFVLTGLFGGIAALAMAAARGRIGQTLARTTGLLAELPGSFARLNWSGIQQRSNRQAPGALRLPYGAVIATGTLVFLFASRTPIG
- a CDS encoding Flp family type IVb pilin, which encodes MKMFLKRFWKDTEGQDLVEYALIVAAVALALIATLRGIATAINTVYESITVALGAI